CTTGGATGTTATACCGGCAGCATTTGCAGTCAATTGAATCTGCCTCAGTTGGCGAGGCTCAAGCTGTCTGGCAGTCAAAGGCAAATGATCTTTTTGCAAATTTGCTTCACGAGATTGCAAAGGGTTTAAATTTGTCATTTACTAAATCCTATATCATTGATAAGTCATACCGACCTGATGCCCACCTTGCTAATGAGCTGGATTTTATTGAAATCCGCCAATTAATCTTGCAGGTATTAAAAGATGGTCGCCCTATAAATATTCGCTCCGTAGATGAGTCAAAAACTTAACAAATCAAAGCAGCATCGCCTTCGGCTGGACGCGCTAAAGCGCGCCGCTGTTTGAGGCGTTAGCTCCGGTAATCCTCCCTATGAGATCACGATCCCAAACACTAGCTAGAAAGTCTGTAGATGCGATGGTTGCGGCTATTGAGGCATACAACAAACCTAGCTTTTCCTACCGAGAGGAAACTTTCGCAATTCTCGCTATAAACGCGTGGGAGTTGTTATTGAAAGCCCGGATTTTGCAGCTGTCAGGGAATAAGATCAGCTCCGTACTCAAATATGAGAAGCGGAGAAAGGCCGATGGCGAAATGTCTACTAAACTGTACCGAGCCCAAAATAGGTCAGGGACACACCTGTCAATAGGAATGTTTAAAGCCTTTGATCTTCTGGAGCATGAATACGGTGACAGCATGCCAGCAGAGGTCAGGAAGAACTTAGAGCTCTTGTGTGAAATTAGAGACAACTCGATTCATTTTGTGAACAAAGGCTTTGATCTGGCATTGCTTGTACAGCAGCTCGGTACAGCATGTCTCAAAAATTATTTGGTGGCGGTGAGACGGTTATTTGGCATAGATTTATCAGATTATAACTTCTTCTTAATGCCTCTGGCCTTCTACGGAAGTGATGCAGGGCTGCAGGGAGTATCTCTTAACGCCGAAGAAAAGAAGCTATCGACGTATCTGAGAGCCGAAACGCGGGTTCCAGAATCCGAAGCCGAGCCGGGCTACTACAACGTATCCTTGAACGTGAATGTTAAGTTCACTAAATCTAAGAGCGATGATTCTGAGCACGTAAGAATTACAAATGATCCAGACGCCACTCCCATAACCATGACAGAAGAAGATGTTAGGGAAAAGTATCCTTGGGACTACAAAATCCTGACTACTAGGCTCGGAAAACGCTATTCAGATTTCAAGATCAATAAGGAATACCATGATATTCGCAAGTCGTTAGAGTCCAACGAGAATTTTTGCAACAAGCGCTACCTAGATCCAGCAGTTCGTACAGGAATTGGAAAATGTTTTTACAATCCCAATATAATTAAAGAGTTTGATAAACATTACTCGAAAAAGAGCTAACAATTGCATGGAGTGGGACAATTTTTTCCACTACGGCCTTCGGCACTTCGTTCCAAAAATAGCCCCTCATGCAAGGCGTTAAGCAATCGAAAATACCAAACCTAAGGAGCAACAATGAAGTCATTACTATTTATTCTAGCAATCACCTTATCCACAGCTACTTTTGCAAAAGAGGCAATAGTAGAAAGTGGTTTCAAAGCTTTCAAAGAAGGCGGCGCCAATGCAGCATGGCCAGCATGGGCGAAAGGCGGGCCTCTTGATGGAAGCAAAGAATTGATAGCTCAAGCATCACAATTTGGAACTATTGCTGCTTACTACGGAAACTATGTCAGCCACGAGTATATTTCTGAGATAAAGTTGGGAGATAACAATAAAGTGTTGTATGTGATTATGAACATGGACAGCGGCCCACTTTATGGGGCGTTCTATCTGTATAAATTACCAAGTGGAAACTGGAGCGTTCCCAACTTTATGTTTCATATGCAAGCCCAACAAGTTTGGCCACAATGCATGTATTCAGTTTGTGGAGAGTAATGCTTAATAAGGCAATCAACCATTGCTACTTCGTGGCTAAACAGCCTAAATCGCGCTTCGCACACGGATGCCGGCTATGGCGGCGTTGAGGCTGTAGAAAAACATGCAAGCTTGCATCTAGGGCGCTGTTTTGACTGTCCGCTTTTTACCAATACCGGCCCTCGATTGAGAGTTCCAACACTCTTTTTACCATAAAGTGTCCAGCGCCAATTTTTACCGTACGTTTGCCAAATCGTTTATCTTATGGGCGGACCGACAAGCGGGAACGAAACCGGCTCACTGACTCGGCCGCTCGCCTAGTAAGCGGAGTGCCCCACTCACTGTAAATAGAGCAGTTAATACTGGCGTTCATTGCTGTGGTGTCGCGTAGCTGGCATCAATCTTGTTATTGCATATTGATGGTTTTATTTTTGGCTATATGCATTCAAAAGCTGGCGTCAGAATGAGACTAGGTTTACTCTCGCGGTTAATCTTTCCAGGCTTATTTTTCTGGCGGCCTAAAGAACTTCTTGATCATTATCGTTTAGTGGACGGCACTGCATTCTGTAGCTCGTCACCATCTAATCGTTTTTATACGCCGTTATAGCAAACAGGGAAATGTTGCTTATGAGTACACCAAAATACGCAGGCTTCTGGGTGCGTGTAGGCGCATCAATCATCGATTCAATATTGATTTTACTTGTGCTTGGCCCCTTGTTAACGGCGATATACGGTCGCGGCTACTGGTTGGGCGAAGATGGCATTGGCACAGGTTTAGATGTGTTGCTCAATTACGTGCTTCCCGCCGTTGCGGTGCTGATGTTCTGGGTGTATAAGTCTGCGACTCCTGGAAAAATGATGACCCATTTATGCATTGTTGATGCCCGCACTGGCGCAAAACCAACGACCACTCAATTTGTATTGCGCTACATCGGCTACTACGTGTCGATGATCCCCTTGTTTCTAGGGATCCTCTGGGTCGCTATAGACCCAAAGAAGCAGGGTTGGCACGACAAGATGGCAGGCACCGTGGTTATTGTGAAATCAGCAGAATATCAAGCCCAGGACGATAACGAGTCGTACGAATCGAGTTAGCGATGTAGAAGTGAGGTGAGTATGAATATTGTTATTGTTGGCGGTGGGGCAGGAGGTTTACCACTGGTAACAAAGTTAGGGAAAACCTTAGGCAAGCGCGGTAAAGCAAATATTACCTTGGTAGATGCCAGCCCCAGCCATATTTGGAAGCCCCGCTTTCACGAAGTCGCCACTGGCGCGATAGATTCAGATTTGGATGCGGTAGATTATCGAGCCCACGCCTATCAAAATCATTACAACTTTTCTAAAGGCCGCATGAGTGGCCTAGATCGTGATAAAAAAGACATTATCCTTGAGCCGGTCACTACATCAACAGGCAAGGAGATACTGCCCGAACGTCGTATTCCCTATGATTATCTTGTGATTACTGTGGGTAGCCTTGGCAACGATTTTAATACCGCTGGGGTGCGAGATCATTGTCTGTTTTTAGACACCCGCGAGCAAGCCGACCGCTTTCATGAACGATTTTTAAATCACTGCTCAAGCGCAGATTATTATCACGATCCTCTGTCAGTTGCGATTGTCGGCGGCGGCGCCACAGGCGTTGAGCTAGCTGCAGAAATTCACCACGCTGTGGGGCTGTTAAAACTCTATGGCCTTAAAGCGCTGGATCGTAGTCGACTGCAAGTTCACGTCATTGAGGCGGGGCCGCGCCTATTGCCCGCTCTAAGTGAGCAGATCGCAAGCGCCGCCCAGGCCGAGCTAGAAAACATGGGTGTAAAAGTGCATACCGCAACCATGGTTAAAGAAGCCGACGAGCAGGGCTTTATCACCGGCGACGGCGAACGTATTGACGCCGCGCTTTTGGTTTGGGCCGCTGGAATCAAGGCGCCGGATGTAGTGGGGCAGTGGGGTCTGCAGGTTAATCGTATTAACCAGTTGGTGGTTGATCCAAATTTACAAACCGCCGATGCCGCCATCTTCGCAATGGGTGATTGCTGCGCCTGTGAACTTGCAGCGGGCAAGAACGTACCACCGCGCGCGCAATCGGCTCAGCAAATGGCCAAGCACACAGCAAAGAACTTGCAGCGCATTGTTAAAGGGCAGCCACTTAAACCGTTTAGCTATCGCGATCACGGTTCATTGGTATCGCTGTCTGAATATTCCGCACTGGGGAATTTAATGGGCAGTATGCGCGGCGGCAGCTTTTTCATAGAAGGCTGGATGGCGAGAATAATGTACGTCAGCCTATATCGACTGCATCAAGCGGCTATCTATGGATGGTTGCGAACGGTGATGTTGCTAATGGCGGGGCGTTTTAATCGGTTGCTAAGGCCTAGATTGAAGTTGCACTAGCTTAAAAATTAGAGTGATGCGGCAATGACTAGGCCGATTTTCTGTAGTACGGCAAAGCAGCCCCACAATGAACGTTACATCTCATTGCGGGGCTTTTTATGTGGGCGCAGAAAGGCTGCTTGGAAGCATGTATTTAGCGCTTAGCGAGCGCGCTGGCAGTCAAAGCTTGATCTTCTTAGGTCTATTCACTTGCATATACGGTATTAAAATAAAGCGCACCGCGCTTAAGGTAAATTTCAGTGCTTGTTGCCGGAATGCAGTTTTTTAAGCTTGAAATAATGTATCTACCGTTCTCAGTTTTAATGGTGGCGTGTGATACTCCTTCCATCGTAGCGCCACCAAGAGTGTCACATTTCTGTACTTCACCCGCTATCACTTCTAGTACCTCACCACTTTTACTAATGCAAAGTGCTGTATAGAAACCAAGAATTAATAAAAAACTAACAATAATCCAGCGCATTTATAATCTATTTCATCCGTTCTGATAGTTGTAAGGTTTAATGACCGCAGCGGCGGTGGTCAGCGACAATTCAACATTAAGCTTGGAATAGGTTTTTGTAGATGGCCTTATTCATAGCTTCATTTGAGTTGATACCCAAGCCTATGCAGCTAACACGCACAAAGCGGTTTAGCGCTGTACCCAATGTAATACTTCTTGTGCCTGTATGAAATCCTCTGCGTCTTTACCTTGTAGCATTGATAAGGTGGCTAGTAGTCCTGCTTCGACGCAGCTGGCTGTGGCAACGGTAACTGAGTGGGGGGCGTCCATGACTGGCCATCCGGTCATTGGGTTAAGCACATGTGGGTAGCGTAGGCCGTCTCGAAGTAAGAACCGCCGAGCATCGCCGCTGGTTGCAAGACCGCCGCGCTGTAACTGGATGTTGGCGGACTGCAAACCGCCGATATTCTCGACACCCACTAGCCAATGTTCTTGATAACTTGGTGGTGCATTTGCAAATAAGTCGCCACCGAAATTCACCAGTATCGGCACATCGCTAAGGCTGCTCACTAACGCGGCGGCTTTGTCGACTGCATACTCTTTGCCAATACCGCCAAAGTCGATCTCCATGCCGGGTAGTAATGTTAAGTATGGGGATGACCATGTCACTTTATGCCAACCAATGATGGGCAGTATTGCAGTCACGTCATCCGGATTGGGAATGTGATTGCCGCCATCGAACTTCCATAGTCGACGTAATACCCCAGAGCTTAGATCAAATAGGCGGTCACTTATTTGATAGGCGTGGGTGGCGAAATCAATAAGATGAGTCGTCTCTTGATCTACTTCTAGGGTTTTTCCCTTGGCGTTATTAATGCGATAAACAATATTGTCGTCGCGGTAGCGACTGAATTTCGATTCTATACGCCAAGCTTCTGCGGCAACGGTTGAAGTGATTTGTTCGGCGAGGGCTTTACTGTCGCAGTCGATCAACACTTCGCAGGGGCTGGCCATCGCTTTAAAGCGACCTCTATATCCACGCTCGGTTTTTGTTACTAGCCACTCTCGATTCATGGTGTGCGGTTTCCCTGATGGAATAAAGAGTATCAGCCACCTTGATCTTCATTTCCAGTTTGGGCATCTGTGAAGGTCGAAATTATCATGTCCTTATTAAGAATTTGCGGCAGTACCACGGGGGCTTTGCCACCGCCCGGAAAGTAAACGTAAAGCGGTACACCGCTTCTGTTGTAGCGGGCTAGCAGCCTGCTGACTTCGGCGTCACGACTGGTCCAGTCGGCGACCATATAGCGAATATGTTGGTCTGCCATTGTGTTTTTTACTAAGTCTGTGTCTAAGACTAGGCGTTCATTGGCTTTGCAGGTGATACACCAGTCCGCCGTGACGTCGAGGAAGATTGCGCCGCCATCGTTTTGCAATGACGTGAGCCGCTCTGAACTGTAAGCCAATGCAGCGCCGTCTTTTGCAGTTGGAAATGCGCTTGCAGATAGATTCTCGGTCTCGGCCATACTGGGGCGTAACAAGGCCGAGCCGAGTATTGTGGCTGCGGCAATACCTGACACAATGGCGATACCGCGATGCCAATGTGCTTTTTTCTTCCAGAAATACAGCGCCATACTTATAAGTAGGCAGCCGATTAACACTAACATGGCAGCGTTAATACCTGCCTGCCTTCCAAGCACCCACAGCAACCATATGCCGGTGAGATACATAGGGAAGGCCATGACTTCTTTGAGAGTAATCATCCAGTTGCCAGGCCGTGGTAATAATCTGCCGAGACCGGGGATGATCGAGAGCAGTAAAAAGGGCGCGGCCATGCCCAAGCCCAGAGCGATAAATACCGTGAGCGCAACATACATGGGCTGTGTTAGCGCGAAGCCTAAAGACGCTCCCATGAACGGCGCAGTGCAGGGGCTGGCAACCACAACAGCCAGTACGCCGGTGAAAAATGTGCCCTTTAAGCCGCCTTTTTCTACTAGCCCTTGACCGACCCCTGCAATACCAGCACCGAACTCTACTACGCCAGAAAAACTTAGCCCCATGGCGAAGAATAAATACACGAGTGCGGCGACAAACCATGGCGATTGCAACTGATAGCCCCATCCCAATTCTTGCCCTGACGCTCTTAGAAACATCAGTAAGCCGGCAAAAAACATAAAACTTGCCACCACACCGGCGGTGTAAACCAGGCCGTGTATACGGCGCTCGGCCGCTGATGTATCGCTACTTTCTAAGAGGCTGATTGCCTTTAATGCGAGTACCGGAAAAACGCAGGGCATAAGATTTAGAATGAGACCGCCGACAAAGGCCATGGCGGCCATAATCAATAAACTCGCTGGCACCGCAGCCGCGATACGAGCTGGGCCAGAATCTGTTGACGTTATAGATTGCGCAGATGCTTGAAGCGAATCCTTTGGCTGCTCTGTTTGAGACGTCGCAGGTTTTTGCGGGTCTAGTGGTGTCACCAGACCCGCTTGGGGGTCAACCCTAAACCAGCGGTGATCTGGGGGGTAGCAGAGGCCGGCGTCGGCGCAGCCCTGCGAAGAGATCTTGATAGTAAACGGCGCTGTTGTCGGCAAGCTTAAATGGGATTGAAGCTGCTGATAGAACACCTCTACATCACCAAAATACTCATCATGCTTTAGCTTGCCCCCAGGGAGTTGAATGGCCAGCTTTTGAGTTTGCTCATCTACGCTCCAGCTCGCCTTGAATCCCTTGCCGTAAAGGTAATAACCCTCGGCAATCTGCCAATCCATTTCTAACTTGTTGCCGCTTAGCCGCGGCTTCATTTGGTAAGCCTGATCGACGGGTAAAAAATCACCTCCGCTTGTTGTGGTGGCAACCGTCTGGTCGACCTTAGCCTGGGTATCGATTGCCCAGCAAGATACTGAGAACAGGCCAAGTAGAATAAGCAGGGATGCAATAATTCTTTTCATGGAAATAAATCACCAATTAGGGTGTAAACACAAAATCGCGCACCGCGAAGTAATGCAAGTGCGCGCAATGCCGTCAACCTTGTGCCGTGTACGGCACTGGTGTTGATGGAGAGGGCTTAAAAGTCGTAGCCGATCCTTAACATCAGGGCGTCAACATCGGGATAAAGCTCTTGATTTTTTAGTTCACCAAATGCCTGCGCGGGCTCATCGCCGGTTTGTAGATAATATTCCAAGGCAACACTCCAGGAGTTCTGAGGATTGTCCTGACCGTATTCCATACCCACGGTATAGGCCATAAACTCACCTAAACGATAGTCTGCAGAAGCGTCAGAAGATGTGTCGCCCACGGTGGGTTGATCACCGGCAATAAAGAACGGCGTATAGAAGTCAGCCGCCGTCTGCTGATACACGCGCACATGGGGCTCGAGATATGAGGTCTCGCCAAATTTCCACCGGTAGCGAAGGTCTACCGTGTTGGAGCTAATCCCCCAGTCATCGACCATAAAGCGATAGGACGTATCGAGAACATTGTTACCAATAAGGCGTTTATATTGGCCGTAAAAACTGTGTTTAAGACGACTATCAGGTCTGTTTTCATACACCACCGTGGGCAAATTAGGTTCCGCATTATTCTCAAAGAGCGGCACGCCAGTCACTGGGTCAACG
This portion of the Zhongshania sp. R06B22 genome encodes:
- a CDS encoding RDD family protein, which produces MSTPKYAGFWVRVGASIIDSILILLVLGPLLTAIYGRGYWLGEDGIGTGLDVLLNYVLPAVAVLMFWVYKSATPGKMMTHLCIVDARTGAKPTTTQFVLRYIGYYVSMIPLFLGILWVAIDPKKQGWHDKMAGTVVIVKSAEYQAQDDNESYESS
- a CDS encoding DUF6680 family protein translates to MSETKIIIDLTGPAMIFATIAGPVLAVWASEWRHSRRSKHEARERVFQTLMSTRATRLNIVHVEALNQIDFVFQDKKYNQIRESWMLYRQHLQSIESASVGEAQAVWQSKANDLFANLLHEIAKGLNLSFTKSYIIDKSYRPDAHLANELDFIEIRQLILQVLKDGRPINIRSVDESKT
- a CDS encoding FAD:protein FMN transferase — its product is MNREWLVTKTERGYRGRFKAMASPCEVLIDCDSKALAEQITSTVAAEAWRIESKFSRYRDDNIVYRINNAKGKTLEVDQETTHLIDFATHAYQISDRLFDLSSGVLRRLWKFDGGNHIPNPDDVTAILPIIGWHKVTWSSPYLTLLPGMEIDFGGIGKEYAVDKAAALVSSLSDVPILVNFGGDLFANAPPSYQEHWLVGVENIGGLQSANIQLQRGGLATSGDARRFLLRDGLRYPHVLNPMTGWPVMDAPHSVTVATASCVEAGLLATLSMLQGKDAEDFIQAQEVLHWVQR
- a CDS encoding NAD(P)/FAD-dependent oxidoreductase → MNIVIVGGGAGGLPLVTKLGKTLGKRGKANITLVDASPSHIWKPRFHEVATGAIDSDLDAVDYRAHAYQNHYNFSKGRMSGLDRDKKDIILEPVTTSTGKEILPERRIPYDYLVITVGSLGNDFNTAGVRDHCLFLDTREQADRFHERFLNHCSSADYYHDPLSVAIVGGGATGVELAAEIHHAVGLLKLYGLKALDRSRLQVHVIEAGPRLLPALSEQIASAAQAELENMGVKVHTATMVKEADEQGFITGDGERIDAALLVWAAGIKAPDVVGQWGLQVNRINQLVVDPNLQTADAAIFAMGDCCACELAAGKNVPPRAQSAQQMAKHTAKNLQRIVKGQPLKPFSYRDHGSLVSLSEYSALGNLMGSMRGGSFFIEGWMARIMYVSLYRLHQAAIYGWLRTVMLLMAGRFNRLLRPRLKLH
- a CDS encoding protein-disulfide reductase DsbD family protein; the encoded protein is MKRIIASLLILLGLFSVSCWAIDTQAKVDQTVATTTSGGDFLPVDQAYQMKPRLSGNKLEMDWQIAEGYYLYGKGFKASWSVDEQTQKLAIQLPGGKLKHDEYFGDVEVFYQQLQSHLSLPTTAPFTIKISSQGCADAGLCYPPDHRWFRVDPQAGLVTPLDPQKPATSQTEQPKDSLQASAQSITSTDSGPARIAAAVPASLLIMAAMAFVGGLILNLMPCVFPVLALKAISLLESSDTSAAERRIHGLVYTAGVVASFMFFAGLLMFLRASGQELGWGYQLQSPWFVAALVYLFFAMGLSFSGVVEFGAGIAGVGQGLVEKGGLKGTFFTGVLAVVVASPCTAPFMGASLGFALTQPMYVALTVFIALGLGMAAPFLLLSIIPGLGRLLPRPGNWMITLKEVMAFPMYLTGIWLLWVLGRQAGINAAMLVLIGCLLISMALYFWKKKAHWHRGIAIVSGIAAATILGSALLRPSMAETENLSASAFPTAKDGAALAYSSERLTSLQNDGGAIFLDVTADWCITCKANERLVLDTDLVKNTMADQHIRYMVADWTSRDAEVSRLLARYNRSGVPLYVYFPGGGKAPVVLPQILNKDMIISTFTDAQTGNEDQGG
- a CDS encoding DUF3644 domain-containing protein codes for the protein MRSRSQTLARKSVDAMVAAIEAYNKPSFSYREETFAILAINAWELLLKARILQLSGNKISSVLKYEKRRKADGEMSTKLYRAQNRSGTHLSIGMFKAFDLLEHEYGDSMPAEVRKNLELLCEIRDNSIHFVNKGFDLALLVQQLGTACLKNYLVAVRRLFGIDLSDYNFFLMPLAFYGSDAGLQGVSLNAEEKKLSTYLRAETRVPESEAEPGYYNVSLNVNVKFTKSKSDDSEHVRITNDPDATPITMTEEDVREKYPWDYKILTTRLGKRYSDFKINKEYHDIRKSLESNENFCNKRYLDPAVRTGIGKCFYNPNIIKEFDKHYSKKS